The Flavobacterium piscisymbiosum genome includes a region encoding these proteins:
- a CDS encoding 1-deoxy-D-xylulose-5-phosphate synthase, whose amino-acid sequence MKSNLLSNIYNPTDLRLLTEAQLPQIAQELRQFIIDVVSVKEGHLGASLGVIELTIALHYVFNTPEDLLVWDVGHQAYGHKILTERREIFHTNRQIDGISGFPKRSESIYDTFGVGHSSTSISAALGMAIASQLKGDFDKQHIAVIGDASIASGMAFEGLNHAGVTDANLLVILNDNAIGIDPSVGALKQYLTAVKEGKNPKKNNMIKSLNFDYSGPIDGHDIPTLIKELKRLKKIKGPKFLHIVTTKGKGLQQAEENQVKYHAPGKFDASTGEIILKSEENLPPKYQDVFGLTILDLAKKNDKIIGITPAMPSGSSLKFMMDEIPERAFDVGIAEQHAVTLAAGMTTQGMIVYCTIYSTFLQRAYDQVIHDVALQNLPVIFCIDRAGLVGEDGATHHGVFDIAYLRAVPNMIIYAPINEIALQNILYTAQLGLNHPIAIRYPRGRGVLPNWEVENFGHYEKIIIGQASQLKPGTKTAVLSTGTIGNNVTLAINECDNSESIAHYDFPFIKPLDIKSLISIFNTFERIITIEEGTINGGFGSAILEFAASYNFKNKIEILGVPDVFIEHGTANQLQQLCKIDVKSLINLFSTDTK is encoded by the coding sequence ATGAAAAGCAACTTACTTTCCAATATATACAATCCAACTGATTTACGGTTATTAACCGAAGCGCAACTTCCTCAAATTGCACAGGAATTACGTCAATTTATTATTGATGTTGTTTCGGTAAAAGAAGGGCATTTGGGCGCTAGTCTTGGTGTTATTGAACTTACGATTGCTTTGCATTATGTTTTTAATACTCCTGAAGATTTATTGGTTTGGGATGTTGGACATCAGGCTTACGGACATAAAATTTTGACCGAAAGAAGGGAAATCTTTCATACCAACAGGCAAATAGACGGAATTTCTGGTTTCCCTAAAAGAAGTGAAAGTATATACGATACTTTTGGCGTTGGACATTCCTCTACTTCTATTTCTGCTGCACTTGGGATGGCGATTGCTTCTCAGCTAAAAGGAGACTTCGATAAACAACATATTGCAGTTATTGGTGATGCTTCTATCGCATCCGGAATGGCTTTTGAAGGTTTAAATCACGCCGGAGTTACAGATGCCAATTTACTGGTGATTTTAAATGATAATGCTATTGGAATTGACCCTAGCGTTGGTGCTCTTAAACAATATCTTACTGCTGTAAAAGAAGGAAAGAACCCGAAGAAGAACAACATGATCAAGTCTCTTAACTTCGATTATTCGGGACCAATTGACGGGCATGATATTCCGACTTTAATAAAAGAATTAAAACGATTAAAAAAGATAAAAGGCCCTAAATTCCTTCATATTGTTACCACTAAAGGAAAAGGCCTGCAACAAGCTGAAGAAAATCAGGTAAAATATCATGCGCCCGGGAAATTTGATGCTTCAACAGGAGAGATTATTTTAAAATCTGAAGAAAATTTACCTCCTAAATATCAGGATGTTTTTGGATTGACCATTTTGGATTTAGCCAAAAAGAACGATAAAATCATCGGAATTACACCTGCAATGCCATCTGGTAGTTCTTTAAAGTTCATGATGGATGAAATTCCCGAACGTGCTTTTGATGTAGGAATTGCTGAACAACATGCCGTGACGCTTGCTGCCGGAATGACCACGCAAGGCATGATTGTGTATTGCACCATTTATTCTACTTTTTTACAACGCGCTTACGATCAGGTTATTCACGATGTGGCGTTACAAAACTTACCGGTTATTTTTTGTATCGATCGTGCAGGTTTGGTTGGCGAAGATGGAGCAACACATCATGGTGTTTTTGATATTGCTTATTTACGGGCAGTTCCCAATATGATTATCTATGCTCCGATTAACGAAATTGCACTGCAAAACATTTTATATACGGCCCAATTAGGACTAAATCATCCCATTGCGATTCGATATCCGAGGGGTAGAGGCGTCTTACCAAATTGGGAAGTAGAAAATTTCGGACATTATGAAAAAATTATTATAGGACAGGCTAGTCAATTAAAACCCGGAACAAAAACGGCCGTTTTATCTACCGGAACAATTGGAAATAATGTCACTTTAGCGATTAACGAATGTGACAATTCCGAGTCAATTGCACACTATGACTTTCCATTTATCAAACCATTAGATATCAAATCATTGATTAGTATTTTCAATACTTTCGAAAGGATTATAACTATTGAAGAAGGGACTATAAACGGAGGCTTTGGAAGCGCCATTTTAGAGTTTGCCGCATCTTATAATTTCAAAAATAAAATAGAAATTTTAGGCGTTCCTGATGTGTTTATTGAACATGGAACTGCAAATCAATTACAACAATTATGCAAAATAGACGTTAAAAGTTTGATAAATCTTTTTTCAACCGATACAAAATAA
- a CDS encoding nucleoside deaminase: MINPFTDEYFMKKALQEAEMAFEKGEIPVGAIIVVADRVIASSHNLTELLNDVTAHAEMQSITAAANFLGGKYLKDCTLYVTLEPCQMCAGALYWSQISKIVFGASDEQRGFIAMGTKLHPKTTVVSGIMANEAADLMKRFFIEKRK; this comes from the coding sequence ATGATAAATCCCTTCACCGACGAATACTTTATGAAAAAAGCTTTGCAGGAAGCTGAAATGGCTTTTGAGAAAGGCGAAATTCCTGTTGGAGCCATAATTGTCGTTGCAGACAGAGTAATTGCAAGCAGTCATAATTTAACCGAATTGCTAAATGATGTTACAGCTCATGCCGAAATGCAATCGATAACTGCCGCCGCAAACTTTTTGGGCGGAAAATATCTTAAAGATTGTACACTTTATGTTACTCTTGAACCTTGCCAAATGTGTGCCGGTGCTTTATATTGGAGTCAGATTTCTAAAATTGTTTTTGGCGCCAGTGATGAACAGCGTGGTTTTATTGCAATGGGAACAAAACTACATCCTAAAACTACTGTAGTCTCAGGTATTATGGCAAATGAAGCGGCCGATTTAATGAAGCGTTTTTTCATTGAAAAACGGAAGTAA